The following are encoded in a window of Fusarium oxysporum f. sp. lycopersici 4287 chromosome 5, whole genome shotgun sequence genomic DNA:
- a CDS encoding hypothetical protein (At least one base has a quality score < 10) encodes MGPMSNAPIDTIKTRLQKATAEPGVSAWTRITRIAGDMFKQEGVHAFYKGITPRIMRVAPGQAVTFTVYEFLKDKLEKSNISLVGGKYEE; translated from the exons ATGGGTCCTATGAGCAACGCACCTATTGATACTATCAAGACTCGCCTGCAAAAGGCTACTGCTGAGCCTGGAGTCAGCGCCTGGACACGCATTACTCGAATTGCGGGAGACATGTTCAA GCAAGAAGGAGTTCACGCTTTCTACAAGGGTATCACCCCTCGAATCATGCGTGTCGCCCCCGGTCAGGCCGTTACCTTCACCGTCTACGAGTTCCTCAAGGATAAGCTAGAAAAGAGCAACATTTCCTTAGTTGGAGGCAAGTACGAGGAATAA
- a CDS encoding PTK9 protein tyrosine kinase 9, with product MNGGPTGAPSANAGESGGVELRTEQPKTTSIPTPTIHEIGKMQSGISASQELQDQFNSLLSSDDTFGLLATIEKEALVPVATIPSKSSSFSDNLSGLEPHLKPDAALYIILRRYDTAPRFLAITYVPDSAKVRQKMLFASTRLTFVRELGTEHFRETIFATTAEELSVKGFEKHDAHNKLDAPLTEEEQQLGEVKRAEQEAGSGTGHKEIHLSKNFAMPISEDAVAALREVGQDGGRIVTMLKINPDTEVVELVPEAPTPSGIAELTQAISSTEPRFTFYRYTHTHNGAESSPILFFYTCPSTPGNKSIKFRMMYPLMKRSVLEVAEREAGLKLEKKFEVEEPSEITEQSVLEDLHPKVAARQGFSRPKRPGR from the exons GAGCTGAGGACGGAGCAACCCAAGACAACATCAATACCTACACCTACAATCCATGAGATAGGCAAGATGCAGTCCGGAATATCAG CCTCTCAGGAGCTGCAGGACCAGTTCAACTCGTTGCTGTCGTCGGACGATACCTTTGGTCTACTCGCAACCATTGAGAAAGAGGCTCTGGTCCCCGTTGCTACGATCCCTTCAAAGTCAAGCTCTTTCTCCGATAACCTCTCTGGTCTCGAGCCTCACCTTAAGCCTGATGCCGCTCTCTACATTATCCTCCGTCGCTATGACACCGCTCCTCGATTCCTAGCCATTACCTATGTCCCCGACTCGGCGAAGGTGCGCCAAAAGATGCTATTCGCTTCAACACGCTTGACCTTTGTGCGTGAGCTGGGAACAGAGCATTTCCGAGAGACTATCTTTGCTACGACAGCCGAGGAATTGAGCGTGAAAGGCTTCGAGAAGCACGATGCGCATAATAAGCTGGATGCACCACTCACCGAAGAGGAGCAGCAATTGGGCGAGGTCAAGCGTGCTGAGCAAGAGGCGGGATCAGGAACAGGCCACAAGGAGATTCATCTGAGCAAGAACTTTGCTATGCCCATCTCCGAAGACGCTGTTGCTGCTCTGAGGGAAGTTGGCCAGGACGGTGGCCGAATCGTGACGATGCTG AAAATCAACCCCGATACCGAGGTGGTGGAGCTCGTCCCCGAGGCACCCACTCCAAGCGGCATTGCAGAACTGACGCAGGCCATCTCCTCAACTGAGCCGCGGTTCACCTTCTACCGCTACACTCACACGCACAACGGTGCCGAGTCGAGCCCCATTCTGTTCTTCTACACCTGCCCGTCAACACCCGGAAACAAGTCCATCAAGTTCCGAATGATGTACCCCCTGATGAAGCGATCCGTTCTGGAGGTCGCTGAGAGGGAGGCTGGTCTtaagcttgagaagaagtttgaggtGGAGGAGCCTAGTGAGATTACCGAGCAGTCGGTTTTGGAGGATTTGCATCCCAAGGTTGCGGCCCGACAGGGCTTTAGCCGACCCAAGCGACCTGGTCGATGA